A window of Myxococcales bacterium genomic DNA:
CGTCGCCCCGCTCGTCGCGTAGCGCTGCTGCGCGTTCGTCTTCACGACCGGGCCGCCGTTCAGCGCGGGGCGGTGCCGGGCCTCGTGCCGGTCGGCGTAGTTGGGGTGCACGGCGTGCGCCATGTCGGCCGAGACGCAGAGCGAGCCCGCGAGCGCGCGGAGGTGCGCCTCGCGGGTGTGTCCACCGTTGAGCCCGAGCGCGAGCCCGATGCGCTCGAGCACGCGGGGGAGCAGGGACGAGTGGGCGCCGAGCGCGCTCTCGCTGCCGATCTCCTCGTGATCGAACAGCGCGGCGAGCGGCGCGACGTCGCCCTCGAGCGCCGCGTCCGCGCAGCGGATCAGCGCCGAGATGCCGGCGTGACACATCGCGAGGTTGTCGAGCCGCCCCGAGAAGAACAGCTCCCCGGACCGACCGCCGCGCGTCGGCGGCGTCACGTCGAAGAGCATGAGGTCGTGCCCGAGCACGTCGCCCGGCGCAACGCCCGCTTCTCTCGCGGCGAGCGCGAGCGCGCCCTCGCCTTCGCCCAGCCCGAAGAGCGGCGCGAGGTGCTCTTGGCGGTTCAGCTTCAGCCCCTCGTTGGCCTCGCGATCGAGGTGGATGGCGAGCTGCGCCACACGGCAGATGGGCCGATCGACGCGGACGAGCCGTGAGCCGAGGCCCCCGCCCGCCTCGCGCACTGTGAGGCGGCCGGCGAGGCCGAGGTCGCGGTCCAGCCACGAGTTCAGGAGCACCCCGCCGTACACCTCGACCCCGAGCTGCGCGTAGCCCTCCTTCATGTAGTCGGGCCGAGGCTTGAGGCGCAGGTTGGGGCTGTCGGTGTGCGCGCCCACGATCCGGTAGCCGCGGAGCTTGCCGCCGCGGGGCACCACGAACGCGAGCACCGTGGTGCCGCCGGCGGTGACGAAGAAGCGTCCGCCCTCGCGCACCTCGTCCCAAGGCTCCCGCTCGTCGAGCTCGCGGAAGCCCGCGGCGGTGAGGCGCTCCGCGGCCGCCCGGGCGGCGTGGTACGGCGTGGGCGAGGCGTGGAGGAACGCGAGCAGGTCGGCGAGCGTGTCGGCGGGGGCGGCGGGGGCGGCGGGGGCGGGGGCGGCGGGGGCGGGGGCGGCGGGGGCAGGAAGGGCTTCGGTCACGCGGCAAGGGAAGCGCCCGAGGCGCGCGACGTCAAGCACACGTGGACGCGAGACACGGCGTGTCGTCGTGCGCGACGTGCCCGCGCCCGCGTCATGACCGAGGTCACGCAAGGCTCCCAGGTCGCCGGGGTGCTCGCCGCCGCGAGCCCCACGCGTGTGTTCGGGCTCGGCGAAGGGCTCGCCACGGGAGCCCAGCTCGCGGACGTGGCGCACGCGTCTGTCTTCTACACGGGGCGTTCCGCCTCGGGTTCCTCCGCGGTGAGCGCGTGCTAGGTGGGCGACCTTGGCTGCGGCTCCTCCTGGCGCGGAGTGACCCGATGACCGCCCCGCCGACGCCTCGTCCACTCCGTTTGCGAGCGCGCGCACGGCGGAGGTCGAGGCTATGCTGTCGGGGACTGACATGATCCGGAAGCCGCACTCCCCTGGCTGGGGCGCTGACACAGCTGACACGAGCGCCGGCAAGGAGACCGCACCGTGACGACCTCGCGCGGCAAGAACCCGGCCTCGAAGGCCGCGATTGTGAAAGTCCCCCTTGCACAAGGCGCCCGCGCGGCTGCCGCCAAGAACGTCTCCACGGCGCGGAGACAATCTGGCGAGACGCACCTCGTCGAGTGGAAGGAGTCGTGGCGCGACGAGTATCTGAGGTGGCTGTGCGGCTTCGCGAACGCCGACGGCGGCACGCTCGTCATCGGCATGAGCGACAAGGGAGAGCCTGTCGGTGCAGAGGATGCGGATCGGCTGCTGGTCGATCTGCCCAACAAGATCCGCGACACACTCGGCCTCGTGGTGCCGGTGCGCGCCGTCACCAAGAAGGGCAAGGACCTCATCGAGTTGGTCGTCGAGGCCTCGCCGACGCCCATCAGCTACAGAGGCGAGTACCACTTCCGCTCGGGCAGCACCAAGCAACAGCTCACGGGCAACGCGCTCTCGACGTTCCTCCTGCGCAAGTTCGGCCGTCACTGGGACGGCGCGCCAGTTCCCAACATAGCGGTCCAGGACCTGAGCGCCGAGGCCTTCAACCGCTTCAAGGGCTACGCGCGCGGGAGCGCCCGGCTCCCACCCGGCGCGCTGTCGGCGTCCCGCGCGGAGCTGATCGAGAAGCTGCGGCTCACCGAGAATGGGATGCTCAAGCGGGCCGCGCTCCTGCTCTTCGACGAGGATCCCGAGCGCTGGGTGACCGGTGCGTGGGTGAAGCTCGGAATGTTCCGAGGCGGTGCCGATCTCGCCTACCACGACGAGGTGCATGGGGACCTGTTCTCGCAGATGGACAAAACCCTGGAGCTGATCTTCACGAAGTACATGGTGGCCTGGATCGGCTACCGAGGGATCGCGCGAACCGAGACGTTCCCCATCCCTCGCGAGGCGATGCGCGAAGCCTTGCTCAACGCGCTCATTCACAAGGACTACAGCTCGGGCAACCCGATCCAGATCCGCGTAGAGACCGACCGCCTATCGATCTGGAACGCCGGCCCTCTCCCGCCTTCTTGGACGGCGAAGACGCTGCTTGAGCGGCACACGTCGCAACCCCACAACCCCGACATCGCCAGTGCGTTCTTTCGAAGCGGGCTCATCGAGGCGTGGGGGCGCGGCTACGAGCGCATCACCGAGGCGTGCCGCGAACAAGGAACGCCCGAGCCGAAAGTCGAGTCGGACGGCAACGGCGTATGGATCAAGTGGGCGTGGGTGAACCCGACCTCTGACGCCGACCGTATCCGACCCCGCGGTGAAGTCAGCGACGGGCGACCTGTCGCCCCACCACTCACCCCACCACTCACCCCACCACTCACCCCACCACTCGGCGATCCCGTGGAGCGACTTCTCGTCGCTCTCGCTGGAGGGGACCTCGATGGGGCCGGGCTACGCGCGCATCTGAAGCTACGGGACAAGACCCACCTGCGCGAGCGCTACATCAACCCGGCGCTCGCGGGCGGACTCATCGAGATGACAATCCCCGACAAGCCGAACAGCCGCCTCCAGCGCTACCGGCTGACCGCGGAAGGCCAGGCGAAGCTCGCCGCGAAGCGCGGGGGCCGCCGATGAGGGCATCGTGCTGACCTCGGTCGTGAACGAGAACTTCAAGGGCCTCCGGGCTCGCCGGCGTATCGACTTCGCGCCGCTGACCCTGCTCTTCGGCGCGAACCAACCGCCCGGAGCTCATCATGGCTGAGCGCAAGTGGGCCTTCATCACCAGCGGTGCGACCTTCGAGGCGCTCGCGACGACTATCGTCTACTTCGAGGATCCCAAGGCCGCGCTCCTTGGCCGACGAGGCAAGGATGGTGGGCAAGACGCACGATCCGGCGACGGCACGCGCGTCTTTCAGGCGAAGCATCACGAGAGCGGGTCGGCCGCGAGCGCGATCCGCGACGCGAAGAAGGAAGCCGCCCAGATCGAGGGCTACCGTCAACCCGGGCACGCTCGACATGCCCAGTGGCAGGGCGTGACGCACCGGCGACTCGTCACGAACGCGGCCTTCAACACGACGGACAAGCAGAAGTGGGACACGGAGGTGGTGCCCCAATTCACGAAGCAGGGGCTCACCCCAGACTACTGGGAGCGCCAGACGCTCGAGGCGCTCCTTGACAAGCACCCCGAGATCCATCGCTCGTTCTGTTACCGATGTCCTGTCCCTCACCCCCGACACGGTCACGCCTCGCCCCTGCCCTCGCCCCTGCCCTGCCCTCGCCCGGCTCGAACCACACGCGCTCGGCCGGCACCGACACGAGGCGCGCGCGACGCGCCTCGAGGTCGGCGGGAATACGCTCGCCGGCCTCGAGCACGAGCGCGGTGAGCCGCCCGCCGTAGACACACCCGGTGTCGAGCCCGGTGGCGAACGGGTGGAGCTGGAGCTTCTCGATCGCGTTGTGCCCAAAGACGAGCTGCTCGGGGCCACCGTACGCCTCGCCCCAAAGCACCTTGTTGCCCTCGCTGTCGCGGGCGTGCCGCGCGTTCAGCAGCGTGGACGCGTCCTGCGCGTCGAGCGGGCGGGTCGGGTCGACGCCCCCGTGGACCACCGTGAGGCCGTGCTCCGGGAGCGCGAGGGTGAGCGGCGAGGTCTCGAGGAGCACCCAGTCGGCGGGCCGCAGCGCCTCGGCGAGCGCCCGGTGCGGCTTCCCCGCGGGCTCCGCGCCGCGCGCGATCGCGGCGCGCTCGCGGAGCACGCGCTCTTCGTGGTTGCCGCGCACGAGCACCGCGCCCTTCTCACGCGCGAGGGCGAGCACGCCGAGCGAGTCGGGCCCGCGCGCGACGAGATCGCCCACGAACACCAGGCGATCGCCCGTGCCGAACCGCAGGAGCTCGAGCAGCCACTCGAGCTCGCGTCGGCAGCCGTGCACGTCGCCGACGATCACCGTGCGGTCGCGGCCGGTCCTCAAGTCCACGCCTACCCCGGCTCGACCACGCGCATCGACCCGTCGCCGAGGAGCTTCGCGCGCTTCGGGATGACGACGAGGCCTGTCTCGGTGACAAAGAACCGGCGCCTGTCGGCCTCGGTGTCGTAGCCAATCTCCATGCCGGCGGGGATCTCCACGTCTTTGTCGATGATGCACCGGCGAATCTTCGCGTGGCGGCCGATCTGCACCTTCTCGAAGAGCACCGACTCCTCCACCTCGCTGAACGAGTTGATACGGCAGCCGACGCTGAGCACGCTGCGGTGGATACGCCCGCCCGAGATGATGCACCCGTGCGACACGAGCGAGTCGGTGGCGATGCCCACACGCGCCTGGGCGGCGTCGCGAAACACGAATTTCGCCGGTGGATCGTGCGTGGCGCCCGTGCGAATAGGCCAGTGCTGGTTGTAGAGGTTGAACGCCGGGTGAATGCTGATGAGGTCCATTTGGGCCTCCCAGTACGCCTCGAGCGTGCCGATATCGCGCCAGTACGCGGGCTGCTCGGGGTCTTCGCCGGGCACAGTGTTGGTCTTGTAGTCGTACGCGAAGATCGCGAGCCCCTCCTTCACCATGGCGGGGAGGATGTCGTGGCCGAAGTCGTGCTTGCTGTCCTCGAGGCCCGTGTCCGTGTAGAGCGCATCCATCAGGGCCTCCGTGCGGAACACGTAGTTACCCATCGACGCCAGGCAGAACCCCGGGCGGCCGGGCATCTCCGGCGGATCGGCGACCTTCTCGTGGAAGGCCACGATGCGCCCGTCGGCGTCGGTCTCGAGCACACCGAACTCCCGGGCCTCTGCTTTCGGCACGGGGATGGCGGCGACGGTCGCGTCTGCGCGGCGCGCGGCGTGCGCGTCGAGCATCTGGCGGATGTTCATCTTGTAGACGTGATCGCCGCCGAAGATGCACACGTTCTCGGGCTGCTCGTCGGTGATGACGTGCTGGCACTGGTACACGGCGTCGGCCGAGCCCCGGAACCACGATTTGCCGGTGCGCTGCTGCGCGGGGATGGCCTCGATGTACTGGTCGAGGATGGGCGAGAGCCGCCAGACGCGCGCGATGTGCTCCTCGAGCGACGCGCTTGTACTGCGTCAGGATCTTGATGCGCGTGAGCCCCGAGTTCACGAAGTTGGAGAGGACGATGTCGATGATGCGGTAGCGGCCGCCGAAGGGCACGGCGGGCTTCGCGCGGTCGAAGGTGAGCGGGTGCAGGCGCTTGCCCTCGCCCCCCGCGAGGATCATCACCATCACCTGACTCGGATCCAAGCGGCTCGTATTCATCGCGACCTTCCACCGCCGCGTTGGGGCCACCCCGCCGCGACGGCCCCAGGATAACCGCCCGGTCGTTGCGCTGCGCCAGGAATCGCGTAGTGGGGTGCGATGGCCCCACCGTCCGAGCCCCCGCGCCGAGGCAGCGTCGACTTCGTGCCCGAGGCCGCGACCGCCGCCAAGGTGCTCGAGGTAGCCTCCCGCCGCGCCAGCGCGGGCCGGGCCGGGGCGATGGCCACGGTGCTCGAGCGCCACGGGTCGGCGCCCTCCACCCCTGGGCAGAAGCTCTACGTGTGCGACGACGGCACGTCGGTGGGCACCGTGGGGGGCGGCGCCGTGGAGCGCGAGGTGCTGGCGGCCCTCGCGACCTTCCTCTCGGATCCGCCGCCCCGCCCCGAGGTCCGCGAGCTCCGCCTCGGCGCCGAGCTCGGGATGTGCTGCGGCGGCCGCGTGTCGGTGCTGCTCGAGCCCATCGCGGGGCTCGTGTCGTGCCTCGTGGTGGGCGGAGGCCACGTGGCCACGGCGACCGCGCCGCTGCTCGCGCGGCTCGGCTTCGCGGTCACCGTCGTCGACGAGCGCGACGCGTGGGGCGAAGACGGGCGCCTGGCCGGCGTGACCTCGCTCGTGGGCGCGTACGACGAGCTCGGCGCGGCGGTGCCCTCGCGCGGCGTGCTCCTCGTGATGACCCACGACCACCAGGCCGACCAGCGCGCGATCGAGTGGGGCCTGCGCCGTGACTTCGTGTTCATCGGGGGCGTCGGGAGCCGCGCGAAGGCCGAGCGCACGCGCCAGCGCCTGCTCCACCGCGGCTTCTCGGAGGCCGACGCGGCGCGCGTGCGCATGCCGGTCGGCTTGCCCATCGGGGCGCGCCTCCCCGACGAGATCGCCGTGTCGATCGCGGCGGAGCTCGTCGCGTTTCGCCGCGGGCTGGGGCGCCCTTGAGGGGCACGGGGCCGGCGAGTCGTGCCTACTCGCCGCAGGCGTCTGGGTGCTCGCCCACGTCGACGCCCAGCGGCTCGAGCGACCGCACAGTGGTCCCCTTGGGGGTGCCCGACTGGCCCGTATCCATGTGCCAGTGGTTGCGGTGATCCGAGTTGTAGTTGGGAGTCAGGATGGTGCTGAAGATCTTCTTCTCGGCGACCTCGCACACGAGATCGTAAAGGAGCTTGCTCGTCCCCACTTGGGAGGCCCGGGCGCCCGTGCAGGTGCCACCCGAGGTCGCCTTGAAGTCGGCGTCTTTGTTGATGTCGAACACCCGGCCGTCGTCCATCGTGAGGTATCGCACGTCGACCGCGCGCCCGAACGAGTGGTTCGAGTAGCCGTTCGTGCCGCAGTTGGGCTCGGGATCGCTCGGCCCGCGGCAGAAGTTGGTCTCGCTCCACGCGCAGCAGCAGCGGTAACAATACGAGCCGAGGGTGCCCACCTTGCGGACGCCCTTGGCCTTCAGCACGTCGGCGAACGCCCACAGAGTGCGCACGAACTCGCAGGCCATGGGCTGCGTCGTGGGCTTGTCGCTGGCGGCGTCGGTGGTGAAGATGATGCCGTTGATGGGCGCGGGCACGGTCACGGCGTCGACGAGGCCGCGGGCCGTGGCCTTGGCGAAGCGCAACCCGCGCTTCGTGAGGTCCTCGAGGCAAGGGAGCGCGGGCGCGGGCGGCGGCGGCGGGGCCGCGTCCTCCTCCGGAGGCGGCGGCTCGGTGGTGGCGGACGGGGAGGGCGCCGGCGCCGGCGCGGGCGGCTCGGTGGTGATCGGCGCGGGCGACTCACCGCCGCAGGCGCTCGCGACGCCCAGGGAGAGCGCGAGCACAAGCGGAAGCGTCGCCGCGGAGAGCGGCCGGGAGGAGGAGCGCATCTGGCCATCCTACAACGGCGCCGGCCGTTTCGCCCGGGCCGCCCGCGCGCCACCGGTCGGATCCCGGCGTGGCGCTCCGCAAATTCCGGGTAAAGTCGGCCTCATGCCCGCGTCGTCCTTCACGTTCACCCTCAACGGGCGGCTCGTCACCGTCTCCGGCGAGTCGACCCACACCACGCTGCTCCAGTACGTCCGCGCGACCGGCAAGACGGGCACGAAGGAGGGCTGCGCCGAGGGCGACTGCGGCGCCTGCACGGTGCTCGTCGTCGAGCGCGATCACGCGCAGCGGCCCACGTACCGCGCGGTGAACGCGTGCATCACCCTGCTGCCCATGGTCGCGGGCCGCGAGGTCGTCACCGTGGAGGGCATCGGCACTCCGGAGGCGCTGCACCCCGTGCAGGCGGCCATGGTGGAGCGCTACGGCTCGCAGTGCGGCTACTGCACGCCGGGCTTCATCGGCTCGATGTTCGAGGCGTACTACCGCGACGACATCCAGAGCGACGCGCAGCTGCTCGATCAGCTGAACGGCAACCTCTGCCGCTGCACCGGCTACCGGCCCATCCGCGACGCGATGGTGGCCGCGCGCGCGCACCGCGCCGCCTCGCCGGGTGACGATCTCTTCCAGCTGCGCCTGAAGAGCGCGGGCGCGGGCGCGGGCTCGACCGCCAGCGTCGACCCGCCCGCCCTCGACTACGAGGCGAACGCGCAGCGCTTCCTGCGCCCGACGTCGCTCGCCGAGCTCTTGGCGGTGCGCGCGGCCCACCCCGAGGCCGAGCTCGTGTGCGGCGCGACCGAGATCGGCGTCTACGTGAACAAGCACGATCGCCGCTACGCGATGTTGGTCTCGACCGAGGGCGTCACCGAGCTCCGGCGAGTGACGCGCACAGACGAGGCCTTCGTGGTCGGCGGGGCCGCGACGCTCACCGAGCTCGAGGACGCGATCGGCGCCGAGCTGCCCGAGCTGAAGAAGATGCTGCTCGCGTTCGCCTCGCGGCAGGTGCGCAACCGCGCGAGCCTCGCCGGGAACCTCGTGACCGCCTCGCCCATCGGCGACATGGCGCCCGTGCTCCTCGCGCTCGGCGCCACCATCACGCTGGCCTCGCCGCGCGGCGAGCGCACGCTCCCGCTCGAGGGCTTCTTCGTGGGCTACCGCAAGACCGTGCTCGCGCCAGACGAGCTCGTGCGCGCGGTGACCATCCCTCGTCCCGCACGCCCCGCCGCGGGCGCCGGGGTCAACGGCCGCCGGGTGGCCGACTCGTTCAAGGTGTCGAAGCGCCGCGAGATGGACATCAGCATCGTCGCCGCGGGCTTCGCGATCGAGCTCGACGAGGCCGGGCTCGTCACCTCGGCGCGCCTCGCGTACGGTGGCGTGGCCGCGACCCCCGTCCTCGCGACGAAGGCGTCCGCCGCGCTCGTCGGAAGGCCGTGGAACGCGGAGACCGTGCGTGACGTGGCCGCTGTGCTGCGGGAGGAGTTCACGCCCCTCGACGACGTGCGTTCGGGGAAGGCCTTCCGCGCCGAGCTCGTCGCGAGCCTGTTCGAGAAGCTCCACGCGGGCGTGTCGAGCGCCGCACAAGACGAGGTGCTCACCTTCGCGAGGTCGGCGGACGCCGACGCTGCGCGGGCGCCGAGCTGCAAGGCGTCGAGCTTCGAGCTGCTCCACGAGAGCGCCACCGGGCACGTCACCGGCACCGCGCTCTACGTCGACGACGAGGCCGCGCGCCGCGGCATGCTGGAGGTGTGGCCCGTGTCGTCACCGCACGCGCGCGCGAAGGTGGTGGCGATCGACGCCTCGGCGGCCCTGGCCCACCCTGGGGTCGTGGCCGTGCTCACGGCGCGCGACATCCCCGGCATGAACGACGTGGGCGCGGTGCGCCACGACGAGACCCTCCTCGCGCCCGAGGGCGGCGAGGTGAGCTTCGTCGGGCACATGGTCGCCCTCGTGGTGGCCGAGTCTCGCGACGCGGCGAAGCTCGCCACGAAGAAGGTCAACGTCGTTTACGAACCCCTTCCGGCGGTGCTCGATCTCCGCGCCGCGATCGCCGCCGACAGCTTCCACAACACACCGCACGTGATCCGCCGCGCCGACGCCCAAGCGGCGCTCGCGAGCGCGCCCCACGCGCTCGCGGGCGAGCTCGAGATCGGCGGCCAGGAGCACTTCTACCTCGAGTCGCACGCGGCGTGGGCCGAGTGGGGCGACGACGGCGACGTGGTCGTCACCTCGTCGACCCAGCACCCCTCGGAGGTGCAGGCGGTGGTGTCCCACGTGCTCCACCTGCCGCGGAGCAAGGTCGTCGTGAGGGCGCCGCGGATGGGCGGCGGGTTCGGTGGCAAGGAGACCCAAGGCAACGGCTTCGCGGCGCTCGTCGCGCTCGCCGCGAAGGTCACGCAGCGCCCGGTGAGGGTGCAGCTCGATCGCGACGTCGACATGGCGCTGACGGGCAAGCGGCACCCGTTCCTCGGGAGGTTCCGCGTGGGCTTCGACGCCGACGGCCGCGTGCTCGCCGCGGTGGTCGACCTCGTCTCCGACGGGGGGTGGGCGCTCGACCTCTCGGAGTCGATCTGCGACCGCGCGCTCTTCCACCTCGACAACGCGTATTACCTCCCGGCCGTGGCGTTCTCGGGGCGCGTCGCCAAGACCAACGTCGTGTCGCACACCGCGTTCCGAGGCTTCGGCGGGCCGCAGGGCATGGTGGTGATCGAGGACATCCTCGACCGCGTGGCGCGCACGCTCGGCCTCCGGCCCGAGGTCGTGCGCGAGCGCAACCTCTACCGAGGGGAGGGCGAGACCAACACCACCCACTACGGCCAGCACCTCGACGACAACCGCATCGGGCGCATCTGGCCCGAGCTGCTCCGCTCGGCGGGGTTCGCCGACCGGCGCGCCGCGGTCGACGCGTGGAACGCGGAGAGCCCGCGCGTGAAGCGCGGCCTCGCGGTGACGCCGGTGAAGTTCGGGATCTCGTTCACGGCCACGTTCCTGAACCAGGCCGGCGCGCTCGTGCTCGTGTACCGCGACGGCACGGTGCACGTGAACCACGGCGGCACCGAGATGGGTCAGGGCCTCTACACGAAGCTCCGCGGCGTCGCGATGCGCGAGCTCGGCGTGTCGGCCGAGAGCGTGCGCGTCATGAAGACCCAGACCGACAAGGTTCCGAACACCTCGGCCACGGCGGCTTCGAGCGGCGCCGACCTGAACGGCGCGGCGGTAAAGGCCGCGTGCGTCACCCTCCGCGAGCGCCTCGCCGAGGTGGCCGCCCAGATGATCGAGAAGCGCGCCGGCCGCCCGATGCCCGTCCCCGCCGCGGCGATGGTGTTCGCCGAGGGGCTCGTGTTCGCCGAGGACCAGCGCGAGCACGCCGTCCCCTTCGGCGAGGTGGCCGAGAGGGCCTATCTGGCGCAGGTCAACTTGTCCGCGCAGGGCTTCTACCGCACTCCGGGGATTGGCTACGATCGCGCCAAGGGCCGCGGGAAACCGTTTTACTATTTTGCCTATGGCGCCGCGGTGTGTGAGGTGGAGGTCGACGGCTACTCGGGCATGAAGCTCGTGCGGCGGGTCGACATCCTCCACGACGTGGGCGACAGCCTGAACCCCCAGATCGACCGCGGCCAGGTCGAGGGGGCGTTCGTGCAGGGCATGGGGTGGCTCACCGGCGAGGAGCTCAAGTGGGACGCGAAGGGGCGCCTCCTCGCGCACTCCGCAAGCACCTACCAAATCCCGTCGATCGGCGACGCGCCGGTGGAGTTTCACGTCACGCTGCTCCCCGACGCCGGCCAGAAGGGCACCATCCACGGCAGCAAGGCCGTGGGCGAGCCGCCGCTCATGTTGGCCATCGCGGTGCGCGAGGCGCTGCGCGACGCCGTGGCGGCGTTCGGCGGGGGCGAGAAGGGCCCCGTGGCGCTCGGGTGCCCCGCCACCCACGAGGCCCTCTTCCACGCGGTGAAGCGCGAGCGGGAGCGGGCCGAGGGGGCCGGCGCGCGCGCCGCCGAATAGCTGGCCGCGCGCCGCCGAGTAGCCCGCGATCCAGGTCTCGCCAGGTCATGAGGCTCAGCGGGCCCCGTAGACCTCCAAGCACACGGCAAGGACGGCGACGACGGAAGCCGCAAGTCTTCGCCACCAGGGAAGCTTCGCGCAGAATCCGCGTAGGATCCCCAAAGCGAGGGCTCGACCATGGACGCAATCTTGACCTTCTTCTTCGTGATCCTCGTCGCGGGCGCGATCACCGCGCGCCTCACCGGGTGGATGATGCGCAGCTGGCTCGCGACGAACGCGGGCTGGATGGACTCCGCGGGGCAGCGCGTACTGCGCTACTTCTTTGGTGTCTTCACGGACATTGGCACGGCAAATCAGTTCATCGCGAACAAGAAGGTTCGGAACGAGCCGCCGACGCTCGCCTACGTCTTCTTCGCGTCGTTCGGCGCCACGATGCTGGGCCTGCTCGGTGTGTTCGTCGCCATCGCGGCGCACTGAAGGCCGCGCAGACGCACACCGTCACGGCCGCTTCTTCGGGCCCACGAGCGTGCGGAGCACGGCCGTCGCGACGGTCTCGCCGGCCGCGTTCTGCATGACCACGGGCACGTCGTACTCGCGCTTCTCGCTCGAAGGGATCGGCGGCAGCTCGCACGTGCCGCGCAGGGTGCCGCGCGCCTTCTTCAGGTACTCGATCGAGAGCCCCGAGACGATGAACCGCGCGTCGTCGGGGAGGCCGTAGGCGAGCGCGATGTTGCCCGTCACCTCCGCGAAGTTCACGAGGGCGACGGCGTGGATGCAGTCGAGGTGGTTGCGAACGCCGGGCCGGTCGCGGAGCGTGAGCTCCGATCGCCCCGGGCGGAGCGACACGACGTCGAACGGGATCGTTCCCGTGTAGGGTGCAGCCTTCCCGAGGACACGCGCGAAGATGCGTTTTCCGCCCGGCACCCTGGACACGAGGTCCCAGAGATCGCGGACGGCGTTGCGGTTTCCCTGGAGCGCCTTGGCAGGCGACAGGAAGGCGAGAGGCTGCGGGAGAGGCACCTCGCTGTTCTGGCAGAACTCGAGCCGCTCCGCGCGAGAAATCGAGCCGTGCGTAGCGCGAGGCGGCGCGAGGCGGCGCGAGGCCAGGCGCGAAGCGGGCGCGGGGGTTCTCGCAGCCCTTGACCCTTGACCCTGCGCGGCCTGGCCGTCGACACTACGCAGCCGGTGAGGTGGCCTTGACCGTAACTGAATCGCGCGAGCTCTACGTCGTGGGTGATCGTGTCCTCTGCGACGGCGAGCTCCGCCCCCGCGCGATCCACATCGTCGGCGGCCAGATACGCGCGCTCACCGAGCCCGCCGCCGTACCGACAGGCGCGCCCAGGCTCGACGCGGGGTCGCTCGTCGTGCTCCCCGGCGTGGTCGACACGCACGTGCACATCAACGACCCCGGGCGCGAGTCGTGGGAGGGCTTCGAGACCGCCACGCGCGCGGCCGCGAAGGGCGGCGTCACCACGCTGTGCGACATGCCGCTGAACAGCGTGCCGTCCACGATCTCGCTCGAAGCCCTCCACGCGAAGGCCCGCGCGCTCGAGGGGCGCGCGCACGTCGACGTGGGCCTCACGGGCGGCGTGGTGCCGCAGAACCCCGGCGCGCTGAAAGATCTCTTCGCCGAGG
This region includes:
- the xdhB gene encoding xanthine dehydrogenase molybdopterin binding subunit, which translates into the protein MPASSFTFTLNGRLVTVSGESTHTTLLQYVRATGKTGTKEGCAEGDCGACTVLVVERDHAQRPTYRAVNACITLLPMVAGREVVTVEGIGTPEALHPVQAAMVERYGSQCGYCTPGFIGSMFEAYYRDDIQSDAQLLDQLNGNLCRCTGYRPIRDAMVAARAHRAASPGDDLFQLRLKSAGAGAGSTASVDPPALDYEANAQRFLRPTSLAELLAVRAAHPEAELVCGATEIGVYVNKHDRRYAMLVSTEGVTELRRVTRTDEAFVVGGAATLTELEDAIGAELPELKKMLLAFASRQVRNRASLAGNLVTASPIGDMAPVLLALGATITLASPRGERTLPLEGFFVGYRKTVLAPDELVRAVTIPRPARPAAGAGVNGRRVADSFKVSKRREMDISIVAAGFAIELDEAGLVTSARLAYGGVAATPVLATKASAALVGRPWNAETVRDVAAVLREEFTPLDDVRSGKAFRAELVASLFEKLHAGVSSAAQDEVLTFARSADADAARAPSCKASSFELLHESATGHVTGTALYVDDEAARRGMLEVWPVSSPHARAKVVAIDASAALAHPGVVAVLTARDIPGMNDVGAVRHDETLLAPEGGEVSFVGHMVALVVAESRDAAKLATKKVNVVYEPLPAVLDLRAAIAADSFHNTPHVIRRADAQAALASAPHALAGELEIGGQEHFYLESHAAWAEWGDDGDVVVTSSTQHPSEVQAVVSHVLHLPRSKVVVRAPRMGGGFGGKETQGNGFAALVALAAKVTQRPVRVQLDRDVDMALTGKRHPFLGRFRVGFDADGRVLAAVVDLVSDGGWALDLSESICDRALFHLDNAYYLPAVAFSGRVAKTNVVSHTAFRGFGGPQGMVVIEDILDRVARTLGLRPEVVRERNLYRGEGETNTTHYGQHLDDNRIGRIWPELLRSAGFADRRAAVDAWNAESPRVKRGLAVTPVKFGISFTATFLNQAGALVLVYRDGTVHVNHGGTEMGQGLYTKLRGVAMRELGVSAESVRVMKTQTDKVPNTSATAASSGADLNGAAVKAACVTLRERLAEVAAQMIEKRAGRPMPVPAAAMVFAEGLVFAEDQREHAVPFGEVAERAYLAQVNLSAQGFYRTPGIGYDRAKGRGKPFYYFAYGAAVCEVEVDGYSGMKLVRRVDILHDVGDSLNPQIDRGQVEGAFVQGMGWLTGEELKWDAKGRLLAHSASTYQIPSIGDAPVEFHVTLLPDAGQKGTIHGSKAVGEPPLMLAIAVREALRDAVAAFGGGEKGPVALGCPATHEALFHAVKRERERAEGAGARAAE
- a CDS encoding DUF4442 domain-containing protein is translated as MSPAKALQGNRNAVRDLWDLVSRVPGGKRIFARVLGKAAPYTGTIPFDVVSLRPGRSELTLRDRPGVRNHLDCIHAVALVNFAEVTGNIALAYGLPDDARFIVSGLSIEYLKKARGTLRGTCELPPIPSSEKREYDVPVVMQNAAGETVATAVLRTLVGPKKRP